The genomic stretch TGTTTTGCAAACTCTAGACTAATATCGTTTGTGCGATATTCCTCTAACTGTTTGCAAACCAGCGCGACTGATTAGTTGTTAATTGCTTTTTATGAAAAGTTATAAAAAGTTCAAAAGACGTTTATGCTCCGCTATTTTTGTCTTTAACTTCATATTCGACATTTTCAACGAATTTATCGTCTTGTTTCTTCTTCTTCATCGCATTTGCGATGATGTCGTATAAATATGAAACCAAAGCCAAAAAAGCAGCCTTTTTCAGCACTTTCATTTTTTCGGATGCTTTTGCTTTTAATTTTGAAAACATAAGACTTGAATTGTTATGTTGCTCTATCATTGTATCGTCCCATTGTTTCTGGCAATACAACAATACGTGATTACTTTATCAAAAATCTTCTTTTATCTTTGCTCAGGTCGATGAAATCGTCAGCAACATTGATGAGCTTGCTGGAAGAGCTTTCCGAAAAAGCTATGATCTCAACGCGGCAGCCTTTGTTGACTTTGAGGTACTCAACCAATGGCTCATAGTCCCCGTCTCCGGAGACAATTACAACCACATCGAGCTTGTCTGCGAGTTTGATCGTGTCAACCGCAAGTCCGACATCCCAGTCGGCTTTTTTCGCCCCGCCGGCGAAGATCTGCAAGTCTTTCTCTTTTATTTCAAAACCGAGCTTTCCCATCGCCTCAAAAAATGTTTTTTCTTCCCCGGTTTCAGTTCTTATTACGTAGGTTATGGCTCTTATCAGGTTTCTTCCCGCAACCGCCACCTGAAGCACTTCTTTGAAATTAACTCTCGCTTTATACAGATTCTTCGAGCTGTGATACATATTTTGAGCATCGACAAAAACACCGACCCTCTGATCTTTATGCTTTATGGTCGTATATTTTGAGAATTCCTCGCTAAGCTTTTTCTTCATCAGCGCTTTCGTTAGTTTGCTTAACTTCCTTCAGTTTCAGGGCTTTTGTCAGTTTCGCATATCTCGCCTCATCATTATTCTTGATGTCCTTGAGCAGTTTTTTTCTTTTCGAGACCATTTGCAAAAGACCTCTTCTCGAATGATTATCTTTCTTGTTCTTTTTTAGGTGGTCCGTAAGCTCCTTGATCCTCTCCGTCAGGACGGCAACTTGGATATCCGATGATCCGGTATCGCTTTTATGAATCGCAAACTTGGTGATTATTTTCTTTTTCTTCTCTTTTTTGATCATTTTATAATCTGATTATTAATTAAACTCTAACTTGATTTATTCCATGCTCGTACAGCGGAATGGATGCGACAAGTCCTCGGGCCATTCTTTGTGTTTCAGCCGTATCAAACAAGACGGCACAAACAATAAATAGACTCATGTCTTGCAATTAAAGTATAACATATTTTTTGAAGTTAGACAAATCCCGGAGTATGTCGTAAAATGTGACTAGAAATATGTTATTTACCGCCATCTTAACAAAAATCAAACCAAAGCTATTGCTTTAGCCGCTTGATGCTATTTATGGATTCTTACTGATCGGCGTTGTTCCCGATCTTGCAGTGGCTTAATATTAATAATAAAATGCAAAAATGTCAATAGATATCATAAGAAAGCTGAAAACCGAATTTCTTGAATATCTGGAAATTGAAAAGAACAGATCTCAGCTCACCATCAGGAACTATGATCACTATCTTGAGTATTTCTTGGATTGGGCCGAAGTGAAGCGCGCGGAGGAAATAAATGCTGATCTGGTGAGAAAATTCAGGCTTTTTTTGAATCGCAGGAAGGAAAATAACCAGAAGGAGCTGAAAAAGGTGACGCAGGATTATTATATAATAGCCATCAGAGGCTTTTTGAACTATCTTGCAAAGCGCGACATTAAGACGCTTCCGAGCGAAAAGATCGAACTTGGAAAAACACAAGACAGGGAGGTTGAGTTCCTTGAGCCTTTGGAGGTCGAGAAGCTTCTTTCCGTTGTTGCTGGCGAGGATCTTTCGAGTGCGCGGGACCGGGCCATACTGTCGCTTCTTTTCTCAACCGGGCTTCGAGTTTCCGAGCTTACTGGGCTGAATCGGGACAGTATGAATTTCGAAAGCGGAGAGTTTCCGGTCAGGGGAAAAGGCGGGAAGATCAGGCTGGTTTTCATCTCAGATAGCGCAAAAAAAATAATCCGAGATTACCTGGAAAAGAGAAAGGACGTCGAGCCCGCTCTTTTTGTGAGGATCAGGGATAGAAAGTCCAAGGAGAAGGATAACGAAGCAAAAGGCGCGGGTTTGAGACTGACCCCGAGAAGCGTGCAGAGGATCGTCAGGAAATATGCCATAAGGGCGGGAATAGTGAAGAAAGTGACTCCGCATACTCTGAGGCACAGCTTTGCAACGGATCTTCTTTTCAACGGCGCGGATATCCGGAGCGTGCAGACCATGCTCGGACATTCAAGCATAACGACGACCCAGATATATACGCATATAACGAACAAGCAACTCAAGGATGTGTATAGAAAATATCACTCCAAAGGCGGATGAGCAGATCAGTCCAAAAGACTTGATTATTAACGAAAACTGGTGTATTGTTTTAAGGTGATAGAAATTTAAAATTTAAAAATAAAAGTGAAAAATGACAGTTTAAAATGTAAAAATATCAACATTTTTATTTTTTTTGCATTGTCATTTTGATCTTTGAATTTTGATCTTTGAATTTTCATATGCAGGCGTGGCGGAATTGGCATACGCGCATGGCTTAGGACCATGTTCTTCGGAGTGTGGGTTCGACTCCCACCGCCTGCACCAATCGTGAAGCATGAAACATAAAACATAAGGCATGGAGCATGAAACAGGAGGCCTGGGGCCAAACAGAATCTCAGTTACGTTTTAGCGAAGTCTCCAAGCATAAAATATACTCGTACAACATGAATTTACCCAATTATAAAAAATGCGAGGAATTTGCCGGCGTATTATTTATCATATTTTCGGGATTGGTCATAACGGCGCTCTATAAGATCAGCAACTATATGACCTTTCCGAATCTTGATGAGCTTTTGTGGCAGACAAGATCAAGAGTATTTTGGGATAAGATCACAACATTCGATTTTTCGGGGCTCATACAATCGGCACAACCGGGGATAATGGTATATTGGTTCACGGGGTTCATGATGAAATTCGTAGATTTCGATTTTTCATACATGAATTATCTTGTTGAAAAGGAGGAGGCTGCCGGCGGTAACTTCAATGACGTAATGAACACCAACGATCAAGCTGTATATGCAATATATGAAAGAGTGAGCTTTCTCTTCAACTTTCCGCTGATCATGCTGATGGTTGTTTTTTTTATCCTTTTTTATTATCTTATAAGAAAAATCGGATTTAACCGGGTCATCGCTTCTTTCTCATTGTTTTTTCTTGTTTCGAACATTTTCTTTATCTATTGGACGACTCCCAGCGACAAGATGCTGAATATTTTTATGACTCTCAGCACGCTGACCTTTCTTGTCTATATGAGAAACAGGGCATCGAAAAAATATCTGGTTTATTCCGCAATATTCGGTTCCTGGGCGGTGCTTTCCAAGATATCGGCGCTGTTCATTATTCCGTTCTTTTTTATGGTTTACGCGTATTATCTTTGTCCGATCGATAGAAAAAAGATCATTATTGTCTTTAAAGATGCGGCAGTCTGGGCAATTGTCTTTTGTCTGGTATCGATAATTTTTCTTCCGACAATAGTAACAAATCCTGTCGAGATCTATAATCTTATTTTTACAACCAGCGGGAATGTCTATGAAACGACCTATGGGGCCAAAAGTTTTGTATTCAAGCTGCCGGATTATCTCGGGCCGATGTTTATGATCCTCGGAAGCAGCATGTCTCCCGGCATAATCATATATCTGGTCGTTTTTGCATATCTTGCGTCGAAAAAAAAATACAGGAGCTTGTTCGATTATGGTCCCAGAAAGGAAGTTAATATTATCGGAGCATATATTATCCTTTTCATGATCGAGGTGGCGGTGCTTAGTATAAATCATGATATACGATTCATGTCCCCCGCTTTTGTCATGCTTAATATTATAGCGGGCGTGGCTTTTTATAACGTGATGGAGATCATCAGGAAAAAGCTGAATTTCGGCCTGATATATTATTATCAAATGGCAATGATCGTCATTATTCTGTCACAGATCCTGACCATATTTTCAACCGGACTTATGATGCAAGAATTCATAAAAAAAATATTCAATAGGTCGTAAGGTCTGCGGACAATCATTGTTGGGACACATAAACTGATCTTATATGGCAAAATTATTTTCAAAAATAAACAAAGATGCCGCATGCCTTTTTTTTGTGGCGGCTGCGGGTTTTTTCTTTATGCTTTTTTTTAAAGAGAAACATTCCATCAGTTTTATGAACCTTGATGAATTCTTGTGGATGTACAGGTCCAGGTTTTTCATTGACAGGATCATGGGTCTGGATTTCGGTAATCTGATACAGTCTTCGCAGCCCGGGATAATGGTTATGTGGTTTGCCGGTCCATTTATGAAACTCATTGACTTTGATTTTACGAAGATCCAGCTGCTGATCCAAAACCTGAACGAGGCCGGAGGATATAATGTCATCAATGATACCGGCAGGAACTATTATGTAGGATATGAATTTATAAGCTTCATGTTCAATATTCCGGTGATCCTTCTGATGCTGGTATTTTTTCCGGCGTCATATTCGCTTATGCGGAGGCTCGGGATCGGAAGAAGGGCGATATTTCTGTCGCTTCTCCTTATTGCCACGACGCCCTATTATGTTTTTTTTACGACGCCCACCGATAAGCTTGTCGGAATATTTTCAACCTTAAGCATTCTTTCGTTTCTGGTGTTCCTTGCAAAAAAAGGCGGCAAAGGGTTCATCTATCTTTCCGGTTTTGTCGGTTCCTGGGCGGCGCTTACGAAGATGTCGGCTTTATTCCTTATTCCGTTCTTTCTGTTCGCGCTGCTGGTTTATGTGTTCAAGAAAAGCGATCTTGCGGACTTGAAAGTGTTTCAAAAAAAGGCGGGAGTTTGCGCGAAAGTTTTCTCGGGATGGCTTTTGGCGTTCATCGTCACGAGTATAATATTTCTTCCGACGATTATCACAGATCCGAGGCAGGTTGCCGGATTATTCATTAGGGAAAGTGATTCAAGATACTTGATCCAGAATGCCGAGGCGCAAGATCCGGGAAGCCTTTCCCTGTTCGATTCGGTGAGGAACTATCTTGAGGACCCATTCCTCCCCTCTTTCAATTTTTTCGTTATCATGGCTTTTCTTGCGTTCCTATTCTTGATTATTCGGAGGATTGAGTATAAAATAAATGTACGAAAAGAGATCTTGCTGTTGTATATTTTTGTATTCTCATTTCTGATCTTTTCGGCGACGTTCAGCAGAACATACTCTTTCAGATACATAATGCCGGCCCTGGTTGTTTTTCAGATAATTTCGGGATGGGCGGTTTATGAGTTTTTCGAGATATTCAGGCGAAAGAACAGTGTTTATTCCAGAAATGAGATCTTTGCCTGGGCGGTTGTTGTCATTCTCATTTCACAGGCGCTTCTTATCCACTATTCTGAAATTGCGCCGATAGAATGATTTATTTTAGCAGATATACAAACCGGATAAATTAAGCAAACATATGAGAATTTCTATCTTTGGAACAGGTTATGTCGGATTGGTCACGGGTGCATGCCTGGCAGAGCTCGGGAACGATGTTGTCTGTTATGATATAAACGAAAAAAAGATCGGATTGCTGAAAAGCGGCAAGATCCCCATTCATGAACCGGAGCTCGAAAGTCTTGTAGCGAGAAATATCGGCGAAGGAAGGCTAAGCTTTACGCTGGATCCGAAGGAAGCCGTACGGAAAAGAGGAGCTATTTTCATCGCGGTCGGAACTCCCCAGAAAAAAAATGGAGGAGCGGATCTTTCTTATGTGGAGAATGCGGCGAGAACTATCGGCAAGAATCTTTCCGGATATGCCGTTATAGTCACGAAGAGCACTGTTCCTGTCGGCACGGGCCAAGGGATCAGAAAATTTATCAGAGAGCATTATGAAGAGGATTTTGACATTGTGTCCAATCCGGAATTTTTGAGGCAAGGAAGTGCGGTTTTCGATTTCATGAATCCGGAAAGGATCATTGTCGGAGCGAGTTCTGACAGGTCCCAGAAAATAATAAACAGCCTCTATGATTCCTTTACATGCCCCATTTTGAACACGAATCTTGAAACTGCGGAAATGATAAAATATGCGAGTAATGCATTCCTTGCCACGAAGATATCGTTTGTGAATGAGATAGCAAATATCTGTGAAAGGGTCGGAGCGGACATCGAGGATGTTTCATATGCCATGGGTCTGGATTCCCGGATCGGAAATAAATTCCTGAAGGCCGGGATCGGATATGGAGGAAGCTGTTTTCCAAAAGACGTGAAGGCCCTGCATAATATGGCCATGACGAATAACTATGATTTCAAGCTTTTGAAATCCGTGATAAAGGTGAATAACGATCAGCGTCTTTTTGTTATGAGAAAAACGGAAAAACTTCTTGGAGATCTGGAAGGAAGAAGGATCTGTATCTGGGGGCTCACTTTCAAGCCGGATA from Candidatus Paceibacterota bacterium encodes the following:
- a CDS encoding NYN domain-containing protein; this translates as MKKKLSEEFSKYTTIKHKDQRVGVFVDAQNMYHSSKNLYKARVNFKEVLQVAVAGRNLIRAITYVIRTETGEEKTFFEAMGKLGFEIKEKDLQIFAGGAKKADWDVGLAVDTIKLADKLDVVVIVSGDGDYEPLVEYLKVNKGCRVEIIAFSESSSSKLINVADDFIDLSKDKRRFLIK
- the rpsO gene encoding 30S ribosomal protein S15, which gives rise to MIKKEKKKKIITKFAIHKSDTGSSDIQVAVLTERIKELTDHLKKNKKDNHSRRGLLQMVSKRKKLLKDIKNNDEARYAKLTKALKLKEVKQTNESADEEKA
- the xerA gene encoding site-specific tyrosine recombinase/integron integrase, with the translated sequence MSIDIIRKLKTEFLEYLEIEKNRSQLTIRNYDHYLEYFLDWAEVKRAEEINADLVRKFRLFLNRRKENNQKELKKVTQDYYIIAIRGFLNYLAKRDIKTLPSEKIELGKTQDREVEFLEPLEVEKLLSVVAGEDLSSARDRAILSLLFSTGLRVSELTGLNRDSMNFESGEFPVRGKGGKIRLVFISDSAKKIIRDYLEKRKDVEPALFVRIRDRKSKEKDNEAKGAGLRLTPRSVQRIVRKYAIRAGIVKKVTPHTLRHSFATDLLFNGADIRSVQTMLGHSSITTTQIYTHITNKQLKDVYRKYHSKGG
- a CDS encoding UDP-glucose/GDP-mannose dehydrogenase family protein, which codes for MRISIFGTGYVGLVTGACLAELGNDVVCYDINEKKIGLLKSGKIPIHEPELESLVARNIGEGRLSFTLDPKEAVRKRGAIFIAVGTPQKKNGGADLSYVENAARTIGKNLSGYAVIVTKSTVPVGTGQGIRKFIREHYEEDFDIVSNPEFLRQGSAVFDFMNPERIIVGASSDRSQKIINSLYDSFTCPILNTNLETAEMIKYASNAFLATKISFVNEIANICERVGADIEDVSYAMGLDSRIGNKFLKAGIGYGGSCFPKDVKALHNMAMTNNYDFKLLKSVIKVNNDQRLFVMRKTEKLLGDLEGRRICIWGLTFKPDTDDIRESAGVDLVRLFHKKKTIINVYDPKADYDVVREVLGGKINIAFHRDKYEAARGCHALIITTEWEEFKSADLERISGLLFEANIIDGRNIFKVDDMKKRGFNYISVGRS